A window of Rosa rugosa chromosome 7, drRosRugo1.1, whole genome shotgun sequence genomic DNA:
ATTATATGGGTGGAGAAAAAGACTATAATTACTACAAGATTATGACTATCAAGTTAAACTTGCATCAAATTGTCATAAAGGAGAGCCAACCGAATGTGACTATATCTACAGCGTTAATAGAGAACTAGGAAGATGGAAGTCTAGAGGACCATGGTGTGTTTTATGTAAAAAATGCCAACTTGTgcagagttggattgaattagtttGAATATGCTGTAGCTAAGTTAGTGGCCGAGGCTGCTTTTGTTTTTGCCTGTGGCTTGGTACTGCTGTCTTGTGTGGTTTATAGCTTATCAAGCATGAACCTTGCGTGTGCAGATGGCAAACCTGGTAATGCGGCTGAGTTGTTTGAAAGGGTTTCACAGAGTGTAAAGGTGAAGAGATATAGCGAGGCACTTAATGATCTTAATGCTGCCATAGAGGCAGATCCAACACTTTCAGAAGCATATTATCATCGTGCATCTGTTCTTCGCCAGATATGCAGGTAGTTATATAGTTATTACTTCTTTATTATGATTCATATCTCTGAATTAGTAGTATTCTCAGGAACTAATTTTGCTATCATAGAACTTGGTTTTATATGTGCCATTTGCTATTTTAAATTTATGATAAAGTAAGAACTAGTGTCAAGTTTAGGCGTACTGAATACATGATGCCTGAAAATGTTTGCTTCAATCTTTGATTGGAAGGTTAGGAATAAGAATGGTAGTGAGCAGGTATCTCTTTCCAATTTCTGATTGGAAAATCATATGATTCAGGCGCTTTTTGGGTGATGTAGATATGAGGAATCAGAGAAGAGCTACAAAAAGTTTTTGGAGTTGAAACCCCGAGATTCAGTTGCAGAGAAGGAGCTTTCTCAATTGAATCAGGCTAAGAGTGCTCTGGATACTGCTTTGACTCTCTTTGAATCAAGCGACTTTGCAAAATCTTTGGAATATGTCGAAAaagttgttcttgttttctctCCAGCATGTTCAAAGGTAATCAATCTATTTCATTTCCATATAGCTCCACATTATTTATTTGATTTCAGTTTCCTTTATTTATCCTCACGCCCAAACCGCCTGTTGGTATCACTAGGAAGTTAGGGTCGAGGATCTTTTTATTTCAAATTCTAGTGATCTTATAATTCTGAGCGCGTTGTTTGTTGCAGGCCAAACTCCTGAAGGTGAAATTGTTGTTAGCATCTAAAGACTATTCTAGTGTCATTGCGGAGGCTGGGTTCATTctcaaagaagatgaagataatCTGGATGCATTATTACTTCGTGGCCGTGCTTACTATTATTTAGCTGATCATGATGTTGCTCAAAGGTTTGACTAGTGCCTTCTTAACTATTGGGTAATGCCTTTGTAATCAGATCAGAGTTTTATGAATAAATATCTATGGTTTCTGTAGGCATTACCAAAAGGGTCTCCGCCTAGATCCAGAGCATGGTGAACTGAAGAAAGCGTACTTTGGATTGAAGAACTTACTCAAAAAGACTAAAAGTGTGAGTCCTgacaattttttctttctcgAGTTTATTGTATCAAGTTTATTTGTCTCCCTTCTTGGATGGTGAGAAGTTTGGAAATGCTGCCTAGTTCATTTCATTAGTTCACCTTCTTTAAAACCTATTTGAGCCTCACCATCTTAAGCATCATGTGGTGAAATCTTTTTTAAACAATTTTGCTTTATGCAGGCCGAAGATAATGAAAAGAAGGGCAGGCTGCGAGTTGCAGTTGAGGATTTTAAGGCAGCCCTAGCAATGGACCCTAATCATCTTGCATATAATGTACATCTTCATCTTGGCTTGTGTAAACTCTTGGTCAAACTTGGCAGGGGAAAGGATGCTCTAAGTAGTTGCAATGAAGCACTTAATATTGATGGGGAGCTTCTTGAAGCCTTAGTTCAGGTTTGCTGGTGTTTGTATTATCCTTCGTTCATAGATTTTTTTATCATCGTATTGTCTACAGAATTACCTTTCGTGTAATATCTTATGATGCATAGCTAGCTCAGTTGTTTACTAATTCTTATGCTTACAGAGGGGTGAAGCTAAACTTCTGACAGAGGATTGGGAGGGAGCCATGGAAGATCTAAAATCAGCAGCTCAAAAATCACCTCAGGTTAGCCATTGTTCTATAATATGATAATGATTTGTTTTACAATATGGCCCTCTCACAGTTATTGCAGGCGCTAAGTTTATGCTCAAACAAGTATATTGATGCATGTGCCACTAAAATTTTTTTCTAGATTAGGAGCcaagttattatttttattttttctttagtttttgtttttatcttgCTATGTGGATTGGAATATCAATAACATTGTCTTATAAATGCAATTGTATACTATACTATATGAGAATAAAGTCAAAATTAGCATGTGTTTTTGCATGAACATCTACCAGAAGCATGCATATAATGCCGATGTATTTATAGAATCTACATCTTGCTGATTATACAGGATATGAATATTCGAGAAACATACATGAGAGCTGAGAAAGCCTTAAAGATGAGTAAACGCAAAGACTGGTACAAGATTTTGGGAGTTTCAAAGACTTCGAGTGTATCTGAGATTAAGCGTGCCTACAAGAAACTTGCTTTGCAGTGGCATCCAGATAAAAACGTTGAAAATAGAGAAGAAGCAGAGGAGAAATTTCGAGAAATTGCTGCTGCATACGAGGTCTGCA
This region includes:
- the LOC133722626 gene encoding dnaJ protein P58IPK homolog, with the translated sequence MIRCSSFAMDLLAWRGLLYTVFILHFVFLCQLLLLQPLVSAIDGKPGNAAELFERVSQSVKVKRYSEALNDLNAAIEADPTLSEAYYHRASVLRQICRYEESEKSYKKFLELKPRDSVAEKELSQLNQAKSALDTALTLFESSDFAKSLEYVEKVVLVFSPACSKAKLLKVKLLLASKDYSSVIAEAGFILKEDEDNLDALLLRGRAYYYLADHDVAQRHYQKGLRLDPEHGELKKAYFGLKNLLKKTKSAEDNEKKGRLRVAVEDFKAALAMDPNHLAYNVHLHLGLCKLLVKLGRGKDALSSCNEALNIDGELLEALVQRGEAKLLTEDWEGAMEDLKSAAQKSPQDMNIRETYMRAEKALKMSKRKDWYKILGVSKTSSVSEIKRAYKKLALQWHPDKNVENREEAEEKFREIAAAYEVLGDEEKRTKYDRGEDIEEMGMGGGGGGFNPFHGGGGQQYTFTFEGGFPGGGGGFDFQF